Proteins encoded by one window of Roseibium sp. Sym1:
- a CDS encoding ion transporter, with protein sequence MRNQVKALVTSRNWELVIIGIIVLNAVTLGLETSPSVMADMGGFLVLVDRTILGIFVVELVLRLYAHGPRFFRDPWSVFDFLIVAISLMPATGNLSVLRSLRILRVLRLISVVPSLRRVIGGLIAALPGMGSIVVLMALVFYVFAVMATKLFGAAFPEWFGDLGASLYTLFQIMTLESWSMGIVRPVMEAYPLAWLFFVPFILCTAFTVLNLFIGIIVSAMQEEHDAEADANRQAIHDDTGLILEEVKALRAELRQLKAEVGGQRA encoded by the coding sequence ATGCGGAATCAGGTCAAGGCGCTGGTCACCTCGCGCAATTGGGAACTTGTCATCATCGGGATCATTGTCCTGAACGCGGTGACGCTCGGGCTGGAGACCAGTCCGTCGGTGATGGCCGACATGGGCGGTTTCCTGGTGCTGGTCGACCGAACCATCCTGGGCATCTTCGTGGTCGAACTGGTGCTGCGGCTCTATGCCCACGGCCCGAGATTCTTCCGCGATCCCTGGAGCGTGTTCGACTTCCTGATCGTCGCGATCTCGCTGATGCCGGCGACCGGCAATCTCTCCGTGCTGCGCTCGCTCAGGATCTTGCGTGTTCTGCGCCTCATCTCGGTGGTGCCGTCACTCCGGCGCGTCATCGGCGGGCTGATCGCCGCCCTGCCGGGCATGGGCTCGATCGTGGTGCTGATGGCGCTGGTCTTCTATGTCTTCGCCGTCATGGCGACCAAGCTCTTCGGCGCGGCCTTTCCCGAATGGTTCGGCGACCTTGGCGCCTCGCTCTACACCCTGTTCCAGATCATGACCCTGGAAAGCTGGTCCATGGGCATCGTCCGGCCGGTGATGGAGGCTTATCCTCTGGCCTGGCTGTTCTTCGTGCCTTTCATCCTGTGCACGGCCTTCACGGTGCTGAACCTCTTCATCGGTATCATCGTCTCGGCGATGCAGGAGGAGCATGACGCGGAAGCCGACGCCAACCGCCAGGCGATCCACGACGACACCGGACTGATCCTGGAAGAGGTCAAGGCGCTCCGGGCGGAGCTGCGGCAGCTGAAGGCGGAGGTCGGCGGCCAGAGGGCGTGA